The DNA region TGGCGATCGCCCTTAAACAAAAAGCAGATATCTCAGAGAATACCTGCAATCTGTCTTCATCATCACGATTAGTGCTCACCTAAATGGCGCGATTTATAAAAGAGACCAAGCATGACAGCTCTAAGAAACAGGATTTTATGCCAACTTAGATCGCTCAGTCTCCCATAGAGTAATGATTTATTTGCCTTTTATACTAAAGTTACATCCTCAGCTTGAGGCCCCTTTTTACCTTGAGTGACAGTAAACTGCACCTTTTGCCCTTCGTCTAGCGTCTTGAAACCCTCGATGTTAAGCGCACGAAAATGAACAAAGACATCAGGTCCATTTTCTTGTTCAATAAAGCCAAACCCTTTATCTGAGTTAAACCACTTCACAACGCCCGTTACTTGAGACATAAAATCATTCTCTATTCAGTTAGATCATATGTAATGTTACTTGTTTACAGTGAAAGCTGCCAGATATAGTTTCGATAACTATCTCGTCATAGCATTATCTCTATCCAGATCAAATTCGATAGGATACTTTACCTCGACAGATGCCTTGTAATGGTATCGACCCGACTTCGACTCATTAGGGGTAAATCTTCACCGATACAAAAAATTAGGCGATCACCCCAGAAGATAAACCCATCCAACTCTTTTTAGAAAGAATCCAACACCGACACAAACATTCCCTCGATAGAAATTGGCATGGTGTCTGGGAAGGGTAAAAAGGCGATCGCCATGTGCATCGTATTCAGAGGATGTCTGAAAAGAGTCTGACCGTAACTTGTGTCGAAATGAGTTGCACGTAAAAATAAGCACTTCAGGCGATCAACCTGGCGGAATTTACGCAGCATTTATCGAACATAAAGACTTTTCAGACAACCTCTCAGGCAATACCTAGCTTGTGAGCTGTCGTCGCTGCTTACTTTTTTGTAGACTGCGATGATAAATTTGACAGTGCCTTTGTGGTTTAATGATTATCCTATTACTAAGCCAAAGACAAAGCCACCAAGGGAAAGGAAGAAACCGATCGCCCAAGCAAAACTACGGAAAGGCGTAATTCCTGCGGCATAGAACAGTAAATGTAGACAACGAGTAACCAGAAAAGCGATCGCTGTCCATTGAGTCCAAATATTAGAAATCCCAGCCACTGCCGCAATCAAAATAAGTGGCGCAAAAATAGCTAAACCTTCCACATGGTTGCGCACTGTGCGGGTTAAACGACCGTGTAAACGAGTTGCTCCCTTGAAATTGTGATCCTGTTCCCGATTAGACAAGGCATATTGAGCACCGACTGCTACATCGAGAGCAAGCTGTTGCGCCAAAATTGCAATCCAGAGTAGGGCTGCTGCGCCAAATAAAGTCCAAAGTTCAATCGTCATAATCTTTCTCCTGAAAAAATTGATTACTAGTTGCTTGTTGTCTGAAGTAAAGTCAAAAACTTGGAGGCGATCGCCAGCTACGACCATCAGCCAAAATATGGTTGAGCAGAGAAAAAACTAAAGCTGAGGAGCTTGCACCGGAAACTGAATTTCAACCACCATTTCCGTTTCGCGACCTGCCTGAGGCGGAACCAGAAAAACTTCCCGACCCGGCCCAACCAATTTGTATCGATGTTTCTCCGCCCAAGTCCCAATCGCGCTATAGCAGAGATGACCATTTTCTGGGCCATCATGACGCACGGCTGTTACTGCCGTTTCAACAGGTTCCAAATCGCGAACTCCTAAAGTCGAGCCATTTGGCAGTGTTAAAGTCAGATCTAGAGCTTCCTTGAGATAAAATCCAAATTCAAGATCCCACTGCTGCTCTTCATACAATTCACTATGGACAACTGCGGCAAATCTCTCGAGATACTGTTTTTTTACTTGTTTGCTGACTGCCGCCCTAATTTGACTGATGACAGCCATGGTTTGTTCTAAATCCTGGAACTGGTGGCGCAGAGAAAGAAATGTTTGGGCAGGCAAGGATTTCAATACCACATCGTCATCTTGAAAATCATCGCCACGTTCTAACTGCTGTAGTCGAGACTCTACTGCCCGTAAACGCATTGCTTCGGCTTGAAGGGTTTGTTCAATTTGAGCTTTACGCAACGACAGCATGCCACGAATTTCATCGGGAGACACTTCATCCGATACGAGACGCTTAATTTGGTCTAACGCCAATCCTAAATCTTTGAGAGCCAAAATTCGATTGAGCTGACTTAATTGCGACACGCTGTAGTAACGATAGCTAGTATCACGATCGCTATGAATTGGGGTAAATAAACCAATGTCATCGTAGTAGCGCAATAAGCTAGCTGGGACTTGAGCAATCTTGGAAAACTCACCAATACGAAACATACTTTAGCCTCTGAACTCAATGCTTCGCAGTCTAAAGTTTCAAGTTACTTGAAGGTCAAGCCGCTTGTTGATTTACGCGAAAGGCGTATACATTTTGAGCTAGCTAGACAGTCATTATCTGCGTTACATCCAATATCCCAACGTCTACGTTGGATTTAAATCGAAAAGGGAATTTGTGGCAATCGCCCATATTAAGACTTCGTCAATCCCACATTTACTGAAAAAACTTAAAAGCCACCAAACTGCCGACTCATTGGATCCGTTGCATACTACGCAACAAAATATCATGTATTTTCATAACAAAATATCATGTATTTTCATACTGCACTGGGCACCATAATGGCTAGCAATTCAATTTTCGTTGGTCGATTGATAGTGATGCATCTCAGTTGATTCCTCCCTCACTTGAGAACATCTGGCAAATTAATCCTGTCGTTGAGCAACGTAAAGCCTGAAGTAACAAGGCTAGGCTGCCATAGAAATCAAAGATGAAACTGGTACTCAAGAATTTTAATAATACTCAAGAATCTTAATACACACCCACTCCCTAAAGGATTTAAGATCCTTAATATCTTGAATTTCAAGAGACTTAACTTTTTAAAAAGACAATTTAATCGCCGCATACTTGCAAAATAAGTAAAAAATCACCTTAAGAAATGCAATCATCATCTAAAGCCATTCCATCGGCCCCAAAGCCAGCCGCTGCTATTTCAGCCGTGGCAAACAAAGCTTTCTCGACAGTAGATCCAGTGGAATACATTTCACGGGCAAATATTTCTGAGGCAATTGGGCAACGAGATGTTGAGCAACAAGATGTAGTAATTGCTGCGGCCTATAAGCAGGTTTTTGGCAATGCACATCTGATGGAAAGTGAGCGAGACACATATGCCGAGTCTCAACTCCGTAATGGTTCCATCACAGTGATGGAGTTTGTTCGTCGGTTGGCGAAGTCGGAGCGCTACCGTGCTTTAGTGCTTGAACAACATTCAAACGTACGCGCCATTGAACTAAACTTCAAACACCTATTGGGTCGTGCACCAGAAAATAAGGAAGAAGTTTCTGAACATATTGTTCGCTTGGCAAATGAAGGGTTTGAGGCAGAAATTGATTCTTATATCAATAGCGATGAGTACTGGAAATGTTTTGGTACAGACATAGTGCCTCACTATCGGGGTTACAACACTCAAACGGGTCAAAATTTGGCGGGATATACGCGTTCATTCCAGCTTGTTCGGAGTATGTCTAGTAGTGACAAATCCACGCCAGCAGAATCATATGGACGACTCGAAAATAGTTTGTTCAAAGGTGATTTTGAAACTGCGGCTGCTTTACTTAATGGTGTAGGTGTTGCAGAAACTGTAGAGCCAAAGCCAAAGCAATCGACCTATCCCGCAGATGCTCCGATCACGAGATATGGGTCTGTTACTTCATTCCCTTCATCAAGTATTTATTCAACGAGAGAGATTATTCGAAGAGCTGTCAATCAGATTCTTTAGAATGCAGTTGTGAAAGAGCAAGTTGCGAAAGCCAGAGAATTTCTTCTCTG from [Leptolyngbya] sp. PCC 7376 includes:
- a CDS encoding cold-shock protein; its protein translation is MSQVTGVVKWFNSDKGFGFIEQENGPDVFVHFRALNIEGFKTLDEGQKVQFTVTQGKKGPQAEDVTLV
- a CDS encoding MAPEG family protein produces the protein MTIELWTLFGAAALLWIAILAQQLALDVAVGAQYALSNREQDHNFKGATRLHGRLTRTVRNHVEGLAIFAPLILIAAVAGISNIWTQWTAIAFLVTRCLHLLFYAAGITPFRSFAWAIGFFLSLGGFVFGLVIG
- a CDS encoding phycobilisome rod-core linker polypeptide, yielding MQSSSKAIPSAPKPAAAISAVANKAFSTVDPVEYISRANISEAIGQRDVEQQDVVIAAAYKQVFGNAHLMESERDTYAESQLRNGSITVMEFVRRLAKSERYRALVLEQHSNVRAIELNFKHLLGRAPENKEEVSEHIVRLANEGFEAEIDSYINSDEYWKCFGTDIVPHYRGYNTQTGQNLAGYTRSFQLVRSMSSSDKSTPAESYGRLENSLFKGDFETAAALLNGVGVAETVEPKPKQSTYPADAPITRYGSVTSFPSSSIYSTREIIRRAVNQIL
- a CDS encoding MerR family transcriptional regulator; translation: MFRIGEFSKIAQVPASLLRYYDDIGLFTPIHSDRDTSYRYYSVSQLSQLNRILALKDLGLALDQIKRLVSDEVSPDEIRGMLSLRKAQIEQTLQAEAMRLRAVESRLQQLERGDDFQDDDVVLKSLPAQTFLSLRHQFQDLEQTMAVISQIRAAVSKQVKKQYLERFAAVVHSELYEEQQWDLEFGFYLKEALDLTLTLPNGSTLGVRDLEPVETAVTAVRHDGPENGHLCYSAIGTWAEKHRYKLVGPGREVFLVPPQAGRETEMVVEIQFPVQAPQL